The proteins below come from a single Streptomyces sp. M92 genomic window:
- a CDS encoding TetR/AcrR family transcriptional regulator, translated as MTSQDADRPDTAGASRRSKITPEREQEFFDAVIEQIRSCGYDAVTMEGIAASTRCSKSTLYRQWKTKPQFVAAALRSHRRVRFAEIDTGSLAEDLRQAAWAAGGGAGKDTGLLQALGHAVMEDPELKCALREALVEPEIAALRGILERGVARGEVPAGHPALEYVPAQLFGMLRMRPVVEGEQADGEYLVGFVEAVVLPALGLP; from the coding sequence ATGACGTCGCAGGACGCGGACCGACCGGACACGGCCGGCGCCTCGCGCCGCTCCAAGATCACGCCCGAGCGTGAGCAGGAGTTCTTCGACGCCGTGATCGAACAGATCCGGTCCTGCGGCTACGACGCCGTCACCATGGAGGGCATCGCGGCCAGCACGCGGTGCAGCAAGTCCACGCTCTACCGCCAGTGGAAGACCAAGCCCCAGTTCGTGGCCGCCGCGCTGCGCTCCCACCGCCGGGTGCGCTTCGCCGAGATCGACACGGGCTCGCTCGCCGAGGACCTGCGGCAGGCCGCCTGGGCCGCGGGCGGGGGAGCGGGCAAGGACACGGGGCTGCTCCAGGCGCTCGGACACGCCGTCATGGAGGACCCGGAGCTCAAGTGCGCGCTGCGCGAGGCGCTCGTCGAGCCGGAGATCGCCGCGCTCCGCGGAATCCTCGAGCGGGGCGTCGCCCGGGGCGAGGTCCCGGCCGGCCATCCGGCGCTCGAGTACGTGCCGGCGCAGCTCTTCGGCATGCTGCGGATGCGGCCCGTCGTCGAGGGCGAGCAGGCCGACGGGGAGTACCTCGTCGGGTTCGTGGAGGCCGTCGTGCTGCCGGCGCTCGGCCTCCCCTGA
- a CDS encoding MmyB family transcriptional regulator, whose translation MAFQAGGQRPAPRPAPATPEVQAYLQDYTALLEAVPFPSFVVDHRWDVVLTNGAFRTLFQGAGPHPTAMPGDNFLRFVLFHPDASGVLGDHESSWCLPMLAHFGSALERYGHDPGLQAVRRDIAQDPIMEAAYRQGLPHWIRAVGAEAVEHDGAVRPLHHPDPRRGTTECRVVVETPRVLAELGYSRLTLVLREPRRTPSRLARPRRASAHLRVVSSTE comes from the coding sequence ATGGCATTTCAGGCAGGAGGGCAGCGGCCGGCGCCGCGGCCCGCTCCCGCGACCCCCGAGGTCCAGGCGTATCTCCAGGACTACACGGCGCTCCTGGAGGCCGTCCCCTTCCCCTCCTTCGTCGTCGACCACCGCTGGGACGTGGTGCTGACCAACGGCGCCTTCCGGACACTTTTCCAGGGCGCCGGACCGCACCCGACGGCGATGCCGGGCGACAACTTCCTCCGGTTCGTCCTCTTCCACCCGGACGCGTCCGGGGTGCTCGGCGACCACGAGTCGAGCTGGTGCCTGCCCATGCTGGCGCACTTCGGCTCCGCCCTGGAGCGGTACGGCCACGATCCCGGCCTCCAGGCGGTCCGCCGCGACATCGCCCAGGACCCGATCATGGAGGCCGCCTACCGCCAGGGCCTGCCGCACTGGATCCGTGCCGTCGGAGCGGAGGCCGTCGAGCACGACGGCGCCGTACGGCCGCTGCACCACCCCGACCCGCGCCGGGGCACCACCGAGTGCCGGGTCGTGGTCGAGACGCCCAGGGTCCTGGCGGAGCTGGGCTACAGCCGTCTGACGCTGGTCCTGCGCGAGCCGCGCCGCACCCCGTCCCGGCTCGCGCGGCCCCGCCGCGCCTCGGCGCACCTGAGAGTGGTCTCCTCCACCGAGTGA
- a CDS encoding 4'-phosphopantetheinyl transferase family protein, translating into MIEELLPSTVVSVEAHGGGDAGHLPLFPEEEPLVARAVAKRRREFTVVRSCARRAMEKLGVPAQPVLNGERGAPVWPEGLTGSMTHCDGYCAAALVRVTDLASLGIDAEPDGPLPDGVLPAVSLPTEADRLRLLARDHPGVHWDRLLFSAKESVYKTWFPLTGRWLDFTEADIEITVDPGDPRRGALRASLLVPGPTVGGRRLSGFDGRWTARQGLVATAVTVPPA; encoded by the coding sequence GTGATCGAGGAACTGCTGCCCTCCACGGTCGTCTCCGTGGAGGCCCACGGCGGCGGCGACGCCGGCCACCTGCCCCTCTTCCCGGAGGAGGAGCCGCTCGTGGCCCGGGCGGTCGCCAAGCGCCGCCGGGAGTTCACCGTGGTGCGGTCCTGCGCCCGCCGGGCCATGGAGAAGCTGGGCGTGCCCGCGCAGCCCGTGCTGAACGGCGAGCGCGGGGCGCCCGTCTGGCCCGAGGGCCTGACCGGCAGCATGACCCATTGCGACGGCTACTGCGCCGCCGCACTGGTCCGTGTCACCGATCTCGCCTCCCTCGGCATCGACGCCGAACCGGACGGACCGCTCCCGGACGGCGTCCTGCCCGCCGTCTCCCTGCCCACGGAGGCGGATCGGCTGCGCCTGCTGGCCCGGGACCATCCCGGTGTCCACTGGGACCGGCTGCTGTTCAGCGCCAAGGAGTCCGTCTACAAGACGTGGTTCCCGCTCACCGGGCGGTGGCTGGACTTCACCGAGGCCGACATCGAGATCACCGTGGACCCGGGTGATCCGCGCCGCGGCGCCCTGCGCGCCTCGCTCCTGGTGCCGGGACCGACCGTGGGCGGCCGGCGTCTGTCCGGTTTCGACGGCCGCTGGACGGCCCGGCAAGGCCTGGTCGCCACGGCCGTCACGGTCCCGCCCGCCTGA
- a CDS encoding phosphocholine-specific phospholipase C produces MAEVNRRRFLQLAGATTAFSALSASIERAAALPANHRSGTIEDVEHIVVLMQENRSFDHYFGRLRGVRGFGDPHPVRLDGGKSVWHQRKGDGTEVLPFHPEVDDLGMQFLEGLPHGWSDGQDAYHNGKYDRWLPAKGTTTMAYLTREDIPFHYALADTFTVCDAYHCSFIGSTDPNRYYMWSGHTGNDGTGGGPVLGNDELGYDWTTYPERLEEAGVSWRIYQDIGDGLDAAGHWGWIDDAYRGNYGDNSLLYFNRYRNAKPGDPWYDKARTGTDVKHGDGYFDHLRADVKADRLPKISWIAAPEAFTEHSNWPSNYGAWYIAQVLDALTSNPAVWAKTALFITYDENDGFFDHLVPPLPPKSAARGRSTVDVSLDVFEGGARHREGFYGLGPRVPMLVVSPWSKGGYVCSETFDHTSIIRFMERRFGVREPQISPWRRAICGDLTSAFDFSRKDSRPARLPDTDAYEPPDRERHPDYRPTPPADPDMPRQERGLRPARPLRYAPHVDGAVDAAAGRFTLTFASGPRAGAAFLVTSGNRTDGPWTYTTEAGKSIADTWNSAYSDGSYDLTVHGPNGFLRAFRGPNKVTGCEVTARHTGDDLRLTLTNAGSGTARLRVTDGYGSRTRTVTVRPGATVHHTVDLARSRRWYDVTVTSESDPAFLRRLAGHVENGRPGVSDPAIVTD; encoded by the coding sequence ATGGCCGAAGTCAACCGGCGCAGATTCCTCCAACTCGCGGGCGCCACCACGGCGTTCAGCGCACTGTCCGCGAGCATCGAGCGCGCCGCCGCGCTCCCCGCGAACCACCGCTCGGGGACGATCGAGGACGTCGAGCACATCGTCGTCCTCATGCAGGAGAACCGGTCCTTCGACCACTACTTCGGCAGGCTGCGCGGCGTCCGCGGCTTCGGCGACCCGCACCCGGTGCGGTTGGACGGCGGCAAGTCGGTGTGGCATCAACGCAAGGGCGACGGCACGGAGGTGCTGCCCTTCCACCCGGAGGTCGACGACCTCGGCATGCAGTTCCTGGAAGGGCTGCCGCACGGCTGGTCCGACGGCCAGGACGCCTACCACAACGGCAAGTACGACCGCTGGCTGCCCGCCAAGGGCACCACCACCATGGCGTACCTGACCCGCGAGGACATCCCCTTCCACTACGCGCTCGCCGACACCTTCACCGTCTGCGACGCCTACCACTGCTCCTTCATCGGCTCCACCGACCCCAACCGCTACTACATGTGGTCGGGCCACACCGGCAACGACGGCACGGGCGGCGGCCCGGTCCTCGGCAACGACGAACTCGGCTACGACTGGACGACGTACCCCGAGCGGCTGGAGGAGGCCGGGGTCTCCTGGAGGATCTACCAGGACATCGGCGACGGCCTCGACGCGGCCGGCCACTGGGGCTGGATCGACGACGCCTACCGCGGCAACTACGGCGACAACTCCCTGCTGTACTTCAACAGGTACCGGAACGCGAAGCCCGGCGACCCCTGGTACGACAAGGCCCGCACCGGCACGGACGTGAAGCACGGCGACGGCTACTTCGACCACCTGCGCGCCGACGTCAAGGCCGACCGGCTGCCGAAGATCTCCTGGATAGCCGCCCCGGAGGCCTTCACCGAGCATTCCAACTGGCCCTCGAACTACGGCGCCTGGTACATCGCCCAGGTCCTGGACGCGCTCACCTCCAACCCGGCGGTGTGGGCGAAGACGGCCCTGTTCATCACGTACGACGAGAACGACGGCTTCTTCGACCACCTCGTGCCGCCCCTGCCGCCGAAGTCGGCCGCGCGGGGCCGGTCCACCGTCGACGTCTCGCTGGACGTCTTCGAGGGCGGCGCCAGGCACCGGGAGGGCTTCTACGGGCTGGGCCCGCGCGTGCCCATGCTGGTCGTCTCGCCCTGGAGCAAGGGCGGCTACGTCTGCTCCGAGACCTTCGACCACACGTCGATCATCCGCTTCATGGAGCGCCGCTTCGGCGTCCGCGAACCTCAGATCTCGCCCTGGCGGCGGGCCATCTGCGGCGACCTGACCAGCGCCTTCGACTTCTCCCGCAAGGACAGCCGCCCGGCCCGCCTGCCGGACACCGACGCCTACGAGCCGCCGGACCGCGAGCGCCACCCGGACTACCGTCCCACGCCGCCCGCCGACCCGGACATGCCGCGCCAGGAACGCGGCCTGCGCCCCGCCCGCCCCCTGCGGTACGCCCCGCACGTGGACGGTGCCGTGGACGCGGCGGCCGGCAGGTTCACGCTGACCTTCGCCTCCGGCCCGCGGGCGGGCGCCGCCTTCCTGGTCACCTCCGGCAACCGCACCGACGGTCCCTGGACGTACACCACCGAGGCCGGCAAGAGCATCGCCGACACGTGGAACTCGGCGTACTCGGACGGCTCGTACGACCTGACCGTGCACGGACCCAACGGCTTCCTGCGCGCCTTCCGGGGCCCCAACAAGGTCACCGGATGCGAGGTCACCGCCCGCCACACCGGCGACGACCTCCGCCTGACCCTCACCAACGCCGGGAGCGGCACCGCGCGCCTCCGCGTCACCGACGGCTACGGCAGCCGGACCCGGACCGTCACCGTGCGCCCCGGCGCCACCGTGCACCACACCGTCGACCTCGCGCGCAGCCGGCGCTGGTACGACGTGACGGTGACCTCCGAGTCCGACCCGGCATTCCTGCGCCGCCTCGCCGGGCACGTGGAGAACGGGCGGCCGGGGGTGAGTGACCCGGCGATCGTCACGGACTGA
- a CDS encoding metallophosphoesterase family protein — MTSATGGPGRIWAISDLHIGYPENRALVEGMRPGSDDDWLLVAGDVAETVSDIRWALGTLAERFRRVVWAPGNHELWTHPKDPVTLRGAARYEHLVEVCRELGVTTPEDPYPVWEGPGGPAVVAPLFLLYDYSFLPAGCATKDEGLAYAHGTGIVCNDEFLLHPDPYPSRDAWCRARVAETERRLAELPAGLPTVLVNHYPLDRHPTEVLWYPEFAMWCGTRLTADWHRRFRVDAMVYGHLHIPRTTWHEGVRFEEVSVGYPREWRGRSRPPGELRRILPPPARQEAAR; from the coding sequence ATGACGTCGGCGACCGGTGGCCCGGGGCGCATCTGGGCCATCAGCGACCTGCACATCGGGTACCCGGAGAACCGCGCACTCGTGGAGGGGATGCGACCCGGCTCCGACGACGACTGGCTCCTGGTGGCCGGCGACGTGGCGGAGACCGTGTCCGACATCCGCTGGGCACTGGGCACCCTCGCGGAACGCTTCCGCCGGGTCGTGTGGGCCCCCGGCAACCACGAACTGTGGACCCACCCCAAGGACCCCGTCACCCTGCGCGGCGCCGCCCGCTACGAGCACCTCGTCGAGGTGTGCCGGGAGCTGGGCGTGACGACGCCCGAGGACCCCTACCCCGTGTGGGAGGGGCCCGGCGGCCCGGCGGTGGTCGCGCCGCTCTTCCTGCTGTACGACTACTCGTTCCTGCCCGCCGGGTGCGCGACCAAGGACGAGGGACTGGCCTACGCCCATGGCACCGGCATCGTGTGCAACGACGAGTTCCTGCTGCACCCCGACCCCTATCCGAGCCGTGACGCCTGGTGCCGGGCCCGCGTCGCCGAGACCGAGCGCAGGCTCGCCGAGCTCCCCGCCGGCCTGCCGACCGTCCTCGTCAACCACTACCCGCTGGACCGGCACCCCACCGAGGTCCTGTGGTACCCGGAGTTCGCCATGTGGTGCGGCACCCGGCTGACCGCCGACTGGCACCGCAGGTTCCGGGTCGACGCCATGGTCTACGGTCATCTGCACATCCCCCGGACCACCTGGCACGAGGGGGTCCGCTTCGAGGAGGTTTCGGTGGGTTACCCTCGTGAATGGCGCGGACGGAGCCGACCGCCGGGCGAGCTTCGCCGCATCCTGCCCCCGCCGGCCCGTCAGGAGGCGGCCCGGTGA
- a CDS encoding ATP-grasp domain-containing protein has protein sequence MVSPVRVWLNRTYAENVFFMDQLRRNPADRAVEIHATHGDPDSPVLAAADTADLEPEGLSAAGYVEFALDQCARRGIDVFVPRLHQTAVVAHRAEFEAAGTALLAPPPEAVAVFQDKVIAYEAVRAVGVPVPPWWRVRTADELVAAVEELEAHGHQACFKPASGAGGVGFRTVTRDPFSLTHLNGFPSPYVPLPLVVEALRTAEEPVDWLVMPRLEEPEVSVDCLTGPDNRVRMAVGRTKNGRRRGFTLQEQWLAPARRIAEAFGLHHLSNVQFRMYGDRPVLMDVNTRPAGGLHQLALCGINAPWAAVRLALGDDPGEVAPPFLGQDYSVVSGPRPLRPVPVPHPRTDLAAAPAPAPATRRTPGAPRTTPVGAVAPDPAAGAPA, from the coding sequence ATGGTTTCTCCCGTACGCGTCTGGCTCAACCGCACGTACGCGGAGAACGTCTTCTTCATGGATCAGCTGCGGCGAAATCCCGCCGACCGGGCGGTCGAGATCCACGCCACGCACGGCGACCCGGACTCCCCGGTACTGGCCGCCGCCGACACCGCCGACCTGGAGCCGGAGGGCCTGTCCGCGGCGGGCTACGTCGAGTTCGCGCTGGACCAGTGCGCGCGGCGCGGCATCGACGTGTTCGTCCCCCGTCTGCACCAGACGGCGGTCGTCGCCCACCGCGCGGAGTTCGAGGCGGCCGGCACGGCCCTGCTGGCGCCGCCGCCCGAGGCGGTGGCGGTCTTCCAGGACAAGGTGATCGCCTACGAGGCGGTCCGTGCGGTCGGTGTGCCGGTGCCACCGTGGTGGCGGGTGCGTACGGCCGACGAACTCGTCGCCGCGGTCGAGGAGTTGGAGGCGCACGGCCATCAGGCGTGCTTCAAGCCGGCGTCCGGCGCGGGCGGTGTGGGCTTCCGGACGGTCACCCGGGACCCCTTCTCCCTCACGCACCTGAACGGCTTCCCGAGCCCGTACGTCCCGTTGCCCCTGGTCGTCGAGGCGCTGCGGACGGCCGAGGAACCCGTCGACTGGCTGGTGATGCCGCGGCTGGAGGAGCCGGAGGTGTCGGTGGACTGCCTCACCGGCCCCGACAACCGCGTGCGCATGGCCGTGGGCCGCACCAAGAACGGCCGCCGCCGCGGGTTCACCCTCCAGGAGCAGTGGCTGGCCCCGGCCCGGCGGATCGCCGAGGCGTTCGGGCTGCACCACCTGTCGAACGTGCAGTTCCGGATGTACGGGGACCGGCCGGTGCTGATGGACGTCAACACCCGCCCGGCCGGGGGGCTGCACCAGCTCGCGCTGTGCGGGATCAACGCGCCGTGGGCGGCGGTCCGGCTGGCCCTCGGGGACGATCCGGGCGAGGTGGCACCGCCGTTCCTGGGCCAGGACTACTCGGTGGTGTCCGGGCCGCGTCCGCTGCGCCCGGTCCCCGTGCCCCACCCGCGCACCGACCTCGCCGCCGCGCCGGCCCCGGCGCCCGCGACCCGCCGGACGCCGGGCGCGCCCCGCACCACCCCGGTCGGCGCGGTCGCCCCCGACCCGGCGGCCGGCGCCCCCGCGTAG
- a CDS encoding toxin-antitoxin system, toxin component, giving the protein MRRLCGELVEELTLPAPAPPAELYAALCGAMSRRRGRPVLFRAAAFPPGTASGLWLDMAEQDLVVVEERTAPDHQLVILGHELWHMQAGHHGHDFEDGVVAARLLDAGGQEPDEEALRATVRAVAARSRFDLAEEKEAESFGLLLASKCRTWLDGSPLRGPVQRDHLAGRIGASLGYPG; this is encoded by the coding sequence ATGCGCCGCCTGTGCGGTGAGCTGGTCGAGGAGCTGACGCTCCCCGCCCCCGCGCCGCCCGCCGAACTGTACGCGGCGCTGTGCGGGGCGATGAGCAGGCGCCGGGGCCGTCCGGTGCTGTTCCGCGCGGCCGCTTTCCCACCGGGAACGGCCAGCGGCCTGTGGCTCGACATGGCCGAGCAGGACCTGGTCGTGGTCGAGGAACGCACCGCTCCCGACCACCAGTTGGTGATCCTCGGGCACGAGTTGTGGCACATGCAGGCCGGGCACCACGGGCACGACTTCGAGGACGGCGTGGTCGCGGCCCGGCTGCTGGACGCGGGCGGCCAGGAGCCGGACGAGGAAGCGTTGCGCGCCACCGTGCGCGCGGTCGCCGCACGCTCCCGCTTCGACCTCGCCGAGGAGAAGGAGGCGGAGTCCTTCGGGCTGCTGCTGGCGAGCAAGTGCCGGACGTGGCTGGACGGTTCGCCGCTGCGCGGGCCGGTGCAGCGGGATCACCTGGCAGGCCGGATCGGCGCGTCGCTGGGCTACCCGGGCTGA
- a CDS encoding MFS transporter, which yields MVAIMTRMHVAAPPTRRPVRQLLAASVGNAVEWYDWYAYTFLATYIADQVFPKSADNSLVPLLSTFAVFAVGFFMRPVGGLLMGAIADRRGRRAALTVTILLMGGSSLLVGLTPTYAAAGVLAPVVLVAARLLQGLSVGGEFAASTTFLVESAGPGRRGLFSSFQYVSTTAGQLVASGVATVLVNTLSEDRMNGWGWRVPFVLGAVLSLVGFWIRQGAAETRSAEQRRAPRPGLFEALRRHPRESLLIGGITAGGTIAYYTWTSYLPTYAELNTGLDKSDALLAGTLSLAFFALLQPLGGMLSDRFGRRPPLLFFGVGFALLSVPMLHALRDSFAVLLLVQCAGMVLLTGFTSISAAVNAEIFPPRVRAAGIGFPYSLTVALFGGTAPYVGTLFKDLGHAGLFPWYVAVLCLLSSVVYLRLPETAHKELER from the coding sequence ATGGTCGCGATCATGACACGCATGCACGTGGCGGCCCCGCCCACCCGCCGGCCCGTACGGCAGCTCCTCGCCGCCTCGGTGGGCAACGCCGTGGAGTGGTACGACTGGTACGCGTACACCTTCCTGGCCACCTACATCGCCGACCAGGTGTTCCCGAAGAGCGCGGACAACTCGCTGGTGCCGCTGCTGTCGACGTTCGCCGTGTTCGCGGTGGGGTTCTTCATGCGGCCCGTCGGCGGGCTGCTGATGGGGGCGATCGCCGACCGGCGCGGACGGCGCGCGGCCCTGACGGTCACCATCCTGCTGATGGGCGGCAGCAGTCTGCTGGTCGGCCTGACCCCGACCTACGCGGCGGCCGGTGTGCTGGCCCCGGTGGTCCTGGTCGCCGCGCGGCTGCTCCAGGGCCTGTCGGTGGGCGGCGAGTTCGCGGCCTCGACGACCTTCCTGGTGGAGTCGGCGGGGCCCGGTCGGCGCGGGCTGTTCTCCAGCTTCCAGTACGTGTCGACCACGGCCGGGCAGCTCGTCGCGTCGGGTGTGGCGACGGTGCTGGTGAACACGCTCAGTGAGGACCGGATGAACGGCTGGGGCTGGCGTGTTCCGTTCGTTCTCGGGGCGGTGCTCAGCCTGGTCGGCTTCTGGATCCGGCAGGGCGCCGCGGAGACCCGCAGCGCGGAGCAGCGGCGGGCACCGCGTCCCGGCCTGTTCGAGGCGCTGCGGCGCCATCCGCGCGAATCCCTGCTGATCGGCGGCATCACGGCGGGCGGCACCATCGCCTACTACACCTGGACGTCGTACCTGCCGACGTACGCGGAGCTCAACACCGGGCTGGACAAGTCGGACGCGCTGCTGGCGGGCACCCTCTCGCTGGCCTTCTTCGCGCTGCTCCAGCCGCTCGGCGGGATGCTGTCCGACCGGTTCGGCCGCCGTCCGCCGCTGCTGTTCTTCGGTGTGGGCTTCGCCCTGCTCAGCGTGCCGATGCTGCACGCCCTGCGCGACTCGTTCGCCGTGCTGCTGCTCGTGCAGTGCGCCGGCATGGTCCTGCTGACCGGCTTCACCTCGATCAGCGCGGCCGTCAACGCCGAGATCTTCCCGCCCCGGGTGCGGGCGGCGGGCATCGGCTTCCCCTACTCCCTCACCGTCGCCCTGTTCGGCGGCACGGCTCCGTACGTGGGCACACTGTTCAAGGACCTCGGCCACGCCGGGCTCTTCCCCTGGTACGTCGCCGTCCTCTGCCTGCTGTCCTCGGTGGTGTACCTGCGGCTGCCGGAAACGGCGCACAAGGAGCTGGAGCGCTGA
- a CDS encoding helix-turn-helix domain-containing protein produces MTDGFEGPGALPTAVLPAVVARVTALADRLGVPPAEVFDIGRLSAASGVPEPVAAALLSGRSAGEPDVQTRFVQRLDLLRRTRLKPNGRRYTQQEIADGAGMSRQQAGALINGDRRPTMEHCDAIQRFFRVHAGFLTAEDPEALAVALQHTEQELLQQLADRERAATAAAEDPLERLLQDHGVRGIAWRAAQLPTDQHRDKVAEWLDMLLESVKRPES; encoded by the coding sequence GTGACGGATGGCTTCGAGGGTCCGGGCGCCCTGCCGACGGCCGTGCTGCCCGCCGTCGTCGCCCGCGTCACCGCACTCGCGGACCGGCTCGGCGTGCCGCCCGCGGAGGTCTTCGACATCGGCCGCCTGTCCGCCGCCTCCGGCGTTCCCGAGCCCGTGGCCGCGGCGCTGCTGAGCGGTCGGTCCGCCGGGGAACCCGATGTGCAGACCCGCTTCGTGCAGCGCCTGGATCTGCTGCGCCGCACCCGGCTCAAGCCCAACGGCCGCAGATACACCCAGCAGGAGATCGCCGACGGCGCCGGCATGTCCCGGCAGCAGGCGGGCGCCCTCATCAACGGCGACCGGCGGCCCACCATGGAGCACTGCGACGCCATCCAGCGCTTCTTCCGGGTGCACGCCGGTTTCCTGACCGCCGAGGACCCCGAGGCGCTGGCGGTCGCTCTCCAGCACACCGAGCAGGAACTGCTGCAGCAGCTCGCCGACCGGGAGCGGGCGGCGACGGCCGCCGCCGAGGACCCGCTGGAGCGGCTGCTCCAGGACCACGGCGTGCGCGGCATCGCCTGGCGGGCCGCCCAACTCCCCACCGACCAGCACCGCGACAAGGTCGCCGAGTGGCTGGACATGCTCCTGGAGAGCGTCAAGCGTCCCGAGTCGTGA
- a CDS encoding phosphatase PAP2 family protein, translating to MNARTEPAPAGPGTPARPPLVRELLLVAGLFLVYKFGRQLATGHTAEAFRNAHRVWDWERVLRMPDEGTVQSLLLHGDSLIHTANTYYAVVHFPATAAFLVWLYLRRPAHYVWARRVLAALTGAALVLHLVFPLAPPRMLGATGLIDTARVFGPSVYGPPSTDALSNQFAAMPSLHFGWALMVAIGLIVTTRTRWRWLWLLHPLLTLLVIVGTANHYWLDVLVAAVLLGLALAVLRLPHGPRCAMPRRRPEPRRRAAERHEPVGAGR from the coding sequence ATGAATGCCCGCACCGAGCCTGCACCAGCGGGACCGGGCACGCCCGCGCGCCCGCCGCTCGTCCGTGAGCTCCTGCTCGTGGCAGGGCTCTTCCTCGTGTACAAGTTCGGCCGGCAGCTGGCGACGGGACACACCGCCGAGGCCTTCCGCAACGCCCACCGCGTGTGGGACTGGGAGCGCGTGCTCCGGATGCCCGACGAGGGCACGGTGCAGTCGCTGCTCCTGCACGGCGACAGCCTGATACACACGGCGAACACCTACTACGCCGTGGTCCACTTCCCGGCCACCGCGGCCTTCCTCGTCTGGCTGTACCTGCGCCGTCCGGCGCACTACGTCTGGGCCCGGCGGGTACTGGCCGCGCTGACCGGCGCCGCGCTCGTACTGCACCTGGTCTTTCCGCTCGCCCCGCCGCGCATGCTGGGCGCCACCGGCCTGATCGACACGGCGCGGGTCTTCGGCCCCTCGGTCTACGGCCCGCCGAGCACCGACGCGTTGTCGAACCAGTTCGCCGCGATGCCCTCGCTGCACTTCGGCTGGGCCCTGATGGTGGCGATCGGCCTGATCGTCACGACGCGGACGCGCTGGCGGTGGCTGTGGCTGCTGCACCCGCTGCTGACGCTGCTGGTGATCGTGGGCACCGCCAACCACTACTGGCTCGACGTGCTCGTGGCGGCCGTGCTGCTCGGTCTCGCCCTGGCGGTGCTCCGCCTGCCGCACGGGCCGCGGTGCGCCATGCCCCGTCGCCGCCCGGAGCCGCGGCGCCGGGCGGCGGAGCGGCACGAGCCGGTCGGGGCGGGCCGGTGA
- a CDS encoding DUF2510 domain-containing protein → MTQVTPPGWYPDPGQKQDGPATERWWDGKAWTDQVRAAGPAAAAGPPPEQPSAPSPTPPPAQPAAPGAAAGPYPVSPGYPVHPGYPGFPVQPPSARRRRLRTGIAVAAAVAVLAGIGIGVYVLTDDGSGGNSASSQQDRRGPGGQNDPFGGEGGGGGEGGNGESPAPESPDGSEPPTIDSGSVTDPVNDISLPIPDGWSGQQFPVGATVTSDDSYECPGDPAETCTKGGAYSAPQEVLETKGGTAEEVAKADIEANAKESYGDAYGGITSHEELASKAVTVAGQKGYLVRWKAVTKEGSDGYVESLAFPAPADPERIVVVRFGVDVEEGVSVIDEITEGIEVDSSGGGGGTGQDV, encoded by the coding sequence ATGACGCAGGTGACTCCTCCCGGGTGGTACCCGGACCCCGGACAGAAGCAGGACGGTCCCGCCACCGAGCGCTGGTGGGACGGCAAGGCGTGGACGGACCAGGTCCGTGCCGCGGGGCCGGCCGCCGCGGCGGGGCCGCCGCCCGAGCAGCCGTCCGCGCCGTCCCCCACGCCGCCGCCCGCACAGCCGGCGGCGCCCGGGGCCGCGGCCGGGCCGTATCCCGTGTCGCCCGGCTATCCCGTGCACCCCGGCTATCCCGGGTTCCCCGTCCAGCCGCCGTCCGCGCGGCGGCGACGGCTGCGGACCGGCATAGCCGTCGCGGCGGCCGTGGCGGTGCTGGCCGGGATCGGGATCGGCGTGTACGTGCTGACCGACGACGGTTCCGGCGGCAACAGCGCGTCGTCGCAGCAGGACCGGCGCGGTCCCGGTGGCCAGAACGACCCCTTCGGCGGGGAAGGCGGCGGGGGCGGCGAAGGCGGCAACGGCGAGTCGCCCGCGCCCGAATCGCCGGACGGGTCGGAGCCGCCCACGATCGACAGCGGATCGGTGACGGACCCGGTCAACGACATCAGCCTGCCCATCCCGGACGGCTGGTCCGGCCAGCAGTTCCCGGTCGGTGCGACGGTGACCTCGGACGACAGCTACGAATGCCCCGGCGACCCCGCCGAGACCTGCACCAAGGGCGGCGCGTACTCGGCACCCCAGGAGGTGCTGGAAACGAAGGGCGGTACCGCCGAGGAGGTCGCGAAGGCCGACATCGAGGCGAACGCCAAGGAGTCCTACGGCGACGCCTACGGCGGGATCACCTCGCACGAGGAACTGGCGTCGAAGGCGGTCACGGTCGCCGGGCAGAAGGGGTACCTGGTCCGCTGGAAGGCGGTCACCAAGGAGGGCTCCGACGGCTACGTCGAGTCGCTCGCCTTCCCGGCGCCCGCCGATCCCGAGCGCATCGTCGTGGTCCGCTTCGGCGTCGACGTCGAGGAAGGTGTGTCAGTCATCGACGAGATAACCGAGGGCATCGAGGTGGACTCCTCCGGTGGCGGGGGCGGCACCGGCCAGGACGTCTGA